From a region of the Coffea arabica cultivar ET-39 chromosome 3e, Coffea Arabica ET-39 HiFi, whole genome shotgun sequence genome:
- the LOC113737228 gene encoding leucine-rich repeat extensin-like protein 4 yields MMIKLKMKPYIKITIWAILSLLFFFSKPSHQQYNASPPPFPNPRLSNAYIALQAWKHAITSDPKGFTSNWYGPNVCSYNGVYCAPAPDDPHIITVAGIDLNHADLAGYLPEELGLLTDLALFHINSNRFCGAVPKSFIHLHLLYELDISNNLFSGEFPSVVLCLPSLKFLDIRYNQFQGSIPSALFDLKLDALFINNNNFQSTLPRNIGNSTVSVLVLANNNLQGCLPSSIGNMAKTLNEIILLNVGLGGCLPQELGLLKEVTVFDVSFNNLVGTLPDSIGNMVSLEQLNVAHNKLSGEIPASICSLPRLQNFTYSYNYFCTEPSLCLKLPDKDDEQNCIPGRPAQRSPQECQAFYSHPVDCSAFGCQARRSPPPPVKYPPPPPPLYSPPPPPPPLVYPSPPPPSPPPPEQHPPPPPPPSQPPEACTPPPPPPVYYYHYP; encoded by the coding sequence ATGATGATCAAACTGAAGATGAAGCCATACATCAAAATAACCATTTGGGCCATACTCTCCCTTTTATTCTTCTTCTCAAAACCTTCTCATCAACAATATAATGCCTCTCCTCCACCATTCCCAAATCCAAGACTCTCGAATGCTTACATAGCTTTGCAAGCATggaaacatgcaatcacatcaGACCCCAAAGGCTTCACTTCAAACTGGTATGGTCCAAATGTTTGCAGCTACAATGGAGTCTACTGTGCCCCAGCCCCAGATGATCCTCACATCATTACTGTTGCTGGGATTGACCTAAACCATGCTGACTTAGCTGGTTATTTACCTGAAGAGCTAGGCCTCCTCACTGACCTTGCCCTCTTCCACATAAATTCCAACAGATTCTGCGGTGCCGTCCCAAAAAGCTTTATCCATCTCCACCTCCTTTACGAGCTAGACATAAGCAACAATCTTTTCTCTGGTGAGTTTCCTTCAGTTGTACTTTGCCTTCCTTCACTCAAATTCCTTGATATAAGGTACAATCAGTTCCAAGGAAGCATACCATCTGCTCTTTTCGACCTAAAACTCGATGCTTTATtcataaacaacaataacttCCAATCAACTCTGCCTAGAAACATTGGAAACTCAACAGTTTCAGTGCTGGTTTTGGCCAATAACAACCTTCAAGGTTGTTTGCCATCTAGCATAGGCAATATGGCCAAAACCCTGAATGAGATTATACTCTTGAACGTTGGTTTAGGCGGTTGTTTGCCCCAAGAACTAGGGCTGTTGAAGGAAGTAACTGTTTTTGATGTGAGTTTTAACAATCTTGTTGGAACATTGCCTGATTCTATTGGGAATATGGTGAGTTTGGAGCAGCTAAATGTAGCACATAATAAGCTTTCTGGCGAGATTCCCGCGAGTATTTGCTCATTGCCAAGGCTGCAAAACTTCACCTACTCGTATAACTACTTCTGCACTGAACCATCCTTGTGCCTCAAGTTGCCTGATAAGGATGATGAGCAGAATTGCATTCCAGGCAGACCAGCGCAAAGATCACCTCAGGAATGTCAGGCCTTTTATTCACATCCCGTGGACTGCAGTGCTTTTGGTTGTCAAGCTAGAAGAAGTCCACCTCCGCCAGTGAAGTAtccaccaccacctccgccaTTATACTCTCCGCCTCCGCCTCCGCCTCCACTGGTATATCCTTCGCCTCCGCCACCATCTCCACCTCCACCTGAACAACATCCGCCTCCACCACCGCCACCTTCTCAACCACCAGAGGCTTGCactcctccaccaccaccacctgtTTACTATTACCATTATCCGTGA